In Deltaproteobacteria bacterium, the following are encoded in one genomic region:
- the eutJ gene encoding ethanolamine utilization protein EutJ — translation MSNHVNETANGRINAFALSLDLNGKRGVDGPLSAGVDLGTAYIVTAVVDAERNPVAGALTRSHSSVRDGLVFDYLGAVAILRRQVKDLQEGGYPIRSAAVAYPPGTSGPNARAFSNILEAAGLEVVGMMDEPSAASRALEIMDGAVVDVGGGTTGISILEGGEVIYSADEPTGGIHVDLVLAGNFKIDSHLAEKLKRDTTRQMEIIHLVRPVFEKMGSIVKRHLTGFPSIETIYLVGGTSCFPGIAQVMQDQTGLEVVQPCNPLLVTPLGIALTCFDEQVSSMSMRSSGKMA, via the coding sequence CTGTCAAACCATGTCAACGAAACGGCAAATGGAAGGATAAATGCCTTCGCATTGTCTCTGGACCTGAACGGTAAGCGGGGAGTCGATGGACCCCTGTCCGCAGGCGTTGATCTTGGCACAGCATACATCGTGACGGCGGTGGTGGATGCCGAAAGAAATCCGGTGGCTGGAGCGCTCACCCGCAGCCATTCAAGTGTCCGGGACGGGCTGGTGTTCGATTACCTGGGAGCTGTTGCGATCCTGCGCCGGCAGGTGAAGGACCTTCAGGAAGGCGGCTATCCCATTCGGTCTGCCGCGGTCGCCTACCCGCCCGGTACCTCCGGGCCGAATGCCAGGGCATTTTCCAATATTCTGGAGGCGGCCGGGCTGGAAGTGGTCGGCATGATGGATGAACCAAGCGCAGCCTCACGGGCTTTGGAAATCATGGATGGCGCCGTGGTTGATGTCGGTGGGGGAACGACGGGGATCTCCATCCTGGAGGGTGGAGAGGTTATATATTCAGCCGATGAACCGACGGGCGGCATCCACGTGGATCTGGTCCTTGCGGGCAACTTTAAAATAGACTCCCACCTGGCGGAGAAACTCAAACGCGATACCACCCGGCAGATGGAGATCATCCACCTTGTCCGACCGGTTTTCGAGAAAATGGGTTCCATTGTAAAGCGCCACTTAACAGGGTTTCCCTCGATTGAGACGATCTATCTGGTGGGGGGCACCAGCTGCTTTCCAGGTATCGCCCAGGTGATGCAGGACCAGACGGGCCTGGAGGTTGTACAGCCCTGTAATCCACTGCTGGTGACACCTCTTGGAATCGCCCTGACCTGCTTCGATGAACAGGTGTCCTCCATGTCAATGCGGTCAAGTGGGAAGATGGCCTAG
- a CDS encoding BMC domain-containing protein, which produces MKKRSLGLIETMGYTAAIEAADAATKSADVVFLGYEITLEGLVTVKFLGDVGAVQAAVAAGTAAAEKIGTLTASHVIPRPDDQIPIKPSAPTAPDELEKVQEEPEPSEKSSDEPAVEPEAESASMEIEVAVTAAKEKPDPDSTGAGKKSTPRKTGRKTSGRKSGAAGKRTRGKPGDSSARREK; this is translated from the coding sequence ATGAAAAAACGAAGCCTTGGTCTTATCGAAACCATGGGATACACAGCCGCCATTGAAGCGGCGGATGCGGCCACGAAGTCAGCCGATGTGGTTTTCCTCGGATACGAAATAACACTGGAGGGGCTGGTTACGGTCAAGTTTCTCGGTGACGTTGGAGCAGTGCAGGCCGCGGTGGCTGCGGGAACCGCGGCGGCTGAAAAGATCGGTACTCTCACTGCCAGTCACGTGATCCCCCGGCCGGACGATCAGATTCCAATCAAACCGTCCGCGCCCACTGCTCCGGATGAGCTCGAAAAGGTGCAGGAAGAGCCTGAGCCCTCTGAGAAGAGTTCAGACGAACCGGCCGTGGAACCCGAAGCGGAATCGGCTTCCATGGAGATCGAGGTTGCCGTGACTGCTGCTAAAGAAAAACCTGATCCGGATTCCACAGGAGCCGGGAAAAAAAGCACTCCAAGAAAAACAGGCCGTAAGACTTCAGGCCGCAAGAGTGGAGCTGCGGGAAAAAGGACCAGGGGAAAGCCGGGCGATAGTTCGGCAAGGAGAGAAAAATGA